From a region of the Methanolobus tindarius DSM 2278 genome:
- the cfbC gene encoding Ni-sirohydrochlorin a,c-diamide reductive cyclase ATP-dependent reductase subunit, producing the protein MMEQKRIAIYGKGGIGKSSTASNVAAACADEGFKVMIIGCDPKSDSSITLLGGKRIPTILDLLRQKIDVKEEDIVHEGYKGVKCVEVGGPEPGIGCAGRGIIVAIQKLRQMCKSIDDMDLIIYDVPGDIVCGGFVAPIRKGLVNEAYILTSGEYMPLYAANNICKGLAKIDTPLSGIICNSRSVTREEEIVRKFSEEIGSKLMAFIPKEQIVQDCERDGYSVLEKAPDSPVASVYRELAHAIMSNNSSVLPSSLEDERLRELTR; encoded by the coding sequence CTGATGGAACAGAAAAGAATAGCCATTTACGGTAAAGGCGGGATTGGAAAATCCAGCACCGCTTCCAATGTTGCAGCAGCCTGTGCCGATGAAGGATTCAAAGTTATGATCATCGGATGTGATCCAAAAAGTGATTCATCCATTACACTTCTTGGCGGTAAAAGAATTCCAACAATTCTTGACCTTCTCAGGCAGAAGATCGATGTAAAGGAAGAGGACATTGTACACGAAGGTTACAAGGGCGTAAAATGTGTTGAAGTCGGCGGACCTGAGCCTGGAATTGGCTGTGCAGGACGTGGAATCATTGTTGCCATACAGAAACTCAGACAGATGTGCAAATCCATTGATGATATGGATCTCATAATCTATGATGTTCCAGGGGATATCGTGTGTGGCGGATTTGTTGCACCAATACGCAAAGGACTTGTAAATGAGGCTTACATCCTCACATCCGGAGAATACATGCCGCTTTATGCTGCAAACAATATCTGCAAGGGACTTGCCAAGATTGACACACCACTTTCCGGAATAATCTGTAATTCCAGAAGTGTTACAAGGGAAGAGGAAATCGTGAGGAAGTTCTCGGAGGAAATTGGCAGCAAGCTCATGGCATTTATTCCAAAGGAGCAGATAGTTCAGGACTGTGAAAGAGATGGATATTCCGTGCTTGAAAAAGCTCCGGATTCACCTGTTGCAAGTGTCTATCGTGAGCTTGCACATGCTATTATGTCCAACAACAGTTCAGTGCTTCCTTCATCACTTGAGGATGAAAGACTGCGTGAACTTACACGTTAA